The proteins below are encoded in one region of Ferruginibacter lapsinanis:
- a CDS encoding LptF/LptG family permease — translation MIKKLDRLILRSFIGPFSATFFIAYFVLMMQSLWKYIDDLVGKGLDFITVCKFLWYASASLLILVMPIAILISSIMTFGNLGEKFELVAIKASGISLLRFMRPLMWVAVLLCLITFYFANYVIPNANLKFKALYSGILYKKPALDLKEGTFYTAIPGYAIKVAKKDPDGKTIRKVIIYEQGNSLQDNCIIAEKGIMQLSDNEKYLEFTLQNGFRYQERGSLMDTATEFIALGFKEYKKLIDIESLKLATTPDSTFKNDSRAMSIPKINILIASLSRNADSIDNFIKKNINRELPFTNSSDSLWKYKAIAVTKADAKRTSVLFPDSVKTQVEEEAFRIVENLKNVIQFSGSELENYQKEIRISNIEWHHKFSISLACLVLFFIGAPLGSIIRKGGFGMPMVVAIIFFLIFHLLNMFGEKFARDGIVPLVVGTWLPVIVLTPVGFFLTYKAMHDSQLFNKEFYHRSYKRLQKFARSTVNVVKSKK, via the coding sequence ATGATAAAAAAACTAGACAGGCTTATTCTTCGATCATTTATAGGACCGTTCTCTGCAACGTTCTTCATTGCGTATTTTGTTTTGATGATGCAGAGTTTGTGGAAGTATATTGATGATCTGGTAGGGAAAGGGCTTGATTTTATCACAGTCTGCAAATTTTTGTGGTATGCAAGTGCCTCATTACTGATATTGGTAATGCCGATAGCTATATTGATCTCTTCTATAATGACCTTTGGTAATTTGGGAGAAAAATTTGAGCTGGTTGCTATTAAAGCTTCAGGTATTTCCTTGCTGAGATTTATGCGTCCTTTGATGTGGGTGGCCGTTTTACTTTGTCTTATCACTTTTTACTTTGCCAATTATGTTATTCCCAATGCCAATTTAAAATTCAAGGCATTATACTCAGGCATATTATATAAAAAACCGGCATTAGATTTAAAAGAAGGTACATTCTATACGGCAATACCCGGCTATGCAATAAAGGTGGCAAAAAAGGATCCCGATGGAAAAACCATTCGTAAAGTGATCATTTATGAGCAAGGGAATTCTTTACAAGACAATTGTATCATTGCCGAAAAAGGGATCATGCAATTATCCGATAATGAAAAATACCTGGAGTTCACTTTACAAAATGGATTTCGTTACCAGGAACGTGGGTCCTTAATGGATACGGCTACAGAATTTATTGCATTAGGATTTAAAGAGTATAAAAAATTGATAGATATTGAATCGTTGAAATTAGCAACTACACCGGATAGCACTTTTAAGAATGATAGCAGAGCTATGAGTATTCCTAAGATAAATATATTGATAGCATCATTATCGAGGAATGCTGATAGTATAGATAATTTCATAAAAAAGAATATCAACCGAGAGTTGCCTTTTACAAATTCATCCGATTCTTTATGGAAGTATAAAGCAATTGCAGTGACCAAAGCAGATGCAAAAAGAACATCAGTATTGTTTCCTGATTCAGTAAAAACGCAGGTGGAAGAAGAAGCGTTTAGAATAGTTGAGAATTTAAAAAATGTCATACAATTCAGTGGATCGGAATTAGAGAATTACCAAAAAGAAATACGTATCAGTAATATTGAATGGCATCATAAATTCTCCATATCACTGGCTTGCCTGGTATTGTTTTTTATCGGCGCTCCGCTGGGGTCTATTATTCGTAAAGGAGGTTTTGGTATGCCAATGGTGGTAGCCATTATTTTTTTCCTCATCTTTCACTTACTCAATATGTTTGGCGAAAAATTTGCTAGAGATGGGATAGTGCCGTTGGTAGTAGGAACCTGGTTGCCCGTTATTGTATTGACACCTGTTGGTTTTTTCCTTACATACAAAGCCATGCATGATTCTCAGTTATTCAATAAAGAGTTTTATCACAGATCATATAAAAGATTACAAAAATTTGCCCGGTCAACTGTTAATGTTGTAAAGTCCAAAAAATAG
- the dinB gene encoding DNA polymerase IV, with amino-acid sequence MLKNLVFCSVNDPQRIIAHFDLDSFFVAVEVLLNPELKGKPVILGSKERGIVTTCSYEARKFGVHSGMPGNKAFQLCPHGLFIKGTRGEYSKYSRWVTQIIASRAPLFEKASIDEFYLDLTGMDKFFNPLQWTIDLRQQIIDETRLPISFGMASNKMVAKIATDEAKPNGYLQVPFGKEKEFLAPLAVNKIPGVGGHTYEVLKAMGIKTIADISSRTKEELEERLGKWGGDLWQKSFGIHSREVSQYHEAKSISTENTFFDNLTDIALVLSELVRQTEKIAFELRQEGKVAGCIAVKIRYPDFETTSRQTTVPYTCVDDEIIPVAKELFHQLYKKGKPIRLLGVRLSELTNDAVQTNLFNDAERKSDLYKAIDDVKNKFGTVKLKRASSS; translated from the coding sequence TTGCTCAAAAATTTAGTATTTTGCAGTGTGAACGATCCCCAACGCATCATAGCACATTTTGATCTCGATTCTTTTTTTGTAGCCGTGGAAGTATTGCTCAATCCCGAGTTAAAAGGGAAGCCGGTAATACTAGGCTCAAAAGAAAGAGGGATAGTAACTACGTGCAGTTACGAAGCCAGAAAATTTGGTGTGCATAGTGGTATGCCCGGTAATAAGGCTTTTCAGTTATGTCCGCATGGATTGTTTATAAAAGGAACAAGAGGAGAATACAGCAAATACAGCAGGTGGGTCACACAGATCATTGCATCCCGGGCTCCCTTGTTTGAAAAAGCAAGTATTGATGAATTTTATCTTGACCTAACAGGTATGGATAAGTTCTTTAATCCATTACAATGGACCATTGATCTGCGTCAGCAAATTATTGATGAAACCCGGCTACCTATTTCTTTTGGTATGGCCAGTAATAAGATGGTTGCTAAGATCGCTACCGATGAGGCTAAGCCCAATGGATATTTACAGGTCCCTTTTGGAAAAGAGAAAGAATTTTTAGCACCTTTGGCAGTAAATAAAATTCCTGGAGTTGGTGGGCACACCTATGAAGTACTGAAAGCAATGGGCATTAAGACCATTGCCGATATAAGTAGCAGAACAAAAGAAGAATTGGAAGAGCGATTAGGCAAATGGGGTGGAGATCTATGGCAGAAAAGTTTTGGTATTCATTCAAGAGAGGTTTCACAATACCATGAAGCAAAATCTATTTCTACAGAAAATACTTTTTTTGACAATCTTACAGATATAGCTTTGGTATTGAGTGAACTGGTAAGGCAAACTGAAAAAATTGCTTTTGAATTAAGACAGGAGGGAAAGGTGGCTGGTTGTATAGCAGTGAAGATCCGTTATCCTGATTTTGAAACTACCTCACGGCAAACAACGGTGCCGTATACCTGTGTCGATGATGAAATTATACCTGTGGCTAAGGAGTTGTTTCACCAATTATACAAAAAAGGGAAACCTATCCGATTGTTAGGTGTAAGATTAAGTGAGTTGACGAACGATGCTGTACAAACAAACTTATTTAATGATGCCGAACGTAAATCTGATCTATATAAAGCAATTGATGATGTAAAAAATAAATTTGGAACAGTGAAATTGAAGAGGGCATCTTCATCTTAA
- the rimM gene encoding ribosome maturation factor RimM (Essential for efficient processing of 16S rRNA) translates to MNEYFKIGKLAASFGLKGELVLQHSLGQKTSLKGLETFFIEEGKDNFMPYFIQSTSIKNDTEIYVKVEGIDTKEVARKLTPKEVWLLEDDFKRFAAKASPIFMVGFNLVSDGKDLGEIIEVIEQPHQILCAILLNGKEALIPIHEDSLEKVDHKNRKVFVTLPDGLLDIYQ, encoded by the coding sequence ATGAATGAATATTTTAAGATAGGAAAGCTGGCAGCAAGTTTTGGACTGAAAGGCGAATTAGTTTTGCAGCATAGTCTTGGTCAAAAAACATCTTTAAAAGGCTTAGAAACTTTTTTCATCGAAGAAGGAAAAGATAATTTCATGCCCTATTTTATTCAATCAACATCTATAAAGAATGATACAGAAATTTACGTTAAAGTAGAAGGTATTGATACTAAAGAAGTAGCCCGTAAACTTACTCCCAAAGAAGTATGGCTACTTGAAGATGATTTTAAAAGATTCGCAGCTAAAGCCTCACCGATCTTTATGGTGGGCTTTAATTTAGTGAGTGATGGAAAAGACCTCGGAGAGATCATTGAAGTGATAGAACAGCCCCACCAGATACTTTGTGCGATCTTATTGAATGGTAAAGAAGCACTTATCCCAATTCACGAAGACTCCTTAGAAAAAGTAGACCATAAAAACAGGAAAGTTTTTGTAACACTACCGGATGGCTTGTTAGATATCTACCAATAA
- the rpsP gene encoding 30S ribosomal protein S16 translates to MRLQRHGSKKRPFYFIVVADGRAPRDGKFIQKLGTYNPLTVPATVQIDRQKALDWLHKGAQPTDTVRRILSFKGVLFLKHLLRGVSLGLFDEAVAMQKFTSWTAEHDSNVARRQGAHKKARMESRNRPVVKKVAEAPVAVQATEEAPATEEPKTEE, encoded by the coding sequence ATGAGACTACAAAGACATGGTTCTAAGAAAAGACCATTCTACTTCATCGTAGTTGCGGACGGCAGAGCGCCTCGTGACGGTAAATTCATTCAAAAACTTGGAACCTACAATCCTTTGACTGTTCCTGCAACTGTGCAGATCGATCGTCAAAAGGCATTAGACTGGTTACACAAAGGTGCTCAGCCTACTGACACTGTACGTCGTATCCTTTCTTTCAAAGGTGTATTGTTCTTGAAACATTTACTTCGTGGTGTTAGCTTAGGCTTATTTGATGAAGCGGTTGCAATGCAAAAATTTACCAGCTGGACAGCAGAACATGATTCTAATGTTGCCCGTCGCCAGGGTGCTCATAAAAAAGCACGTATGGAGAGTCGTAACAGACCTGTAGTAAAAAAAGTAGCTGAAGCTCCTGTAGCTGTTCAGGCAACAGAAGAAGCGCCTGCAACTGAAGAACCTAAAACAGAAGAATAA
- a CDS encoding RrF2 family transcriptional regulator, giving the protein MLSKKTKYALKALGYLAAKYGEGPVLISDIAKKKKIPIKFLETILLELKQAKVLDSKKGKGGGYYLIQSPKKTSLATAIRLVGGPIALLPCVSLNFYEKCEDCDEKSCGLNKAMQITRDATLKILEKKTLAELIDSN; this is encoded by the coding sequence ATGTTATCGAAAAAGACGAAATACGCATTGAAAGCGCTTGGATACCTGGCTGCTAAATACGGCGAGGGGCCTGTGCTGATCTCTGATATTGCTAAAAAGAAAAAAATTCCGATCAAATTTCTGGAAACCATTTTGTTAGAATTGAAACAGGCAAAGGTTTTGGATAGCAAAAAAGGTAAGGGGGGAGGTTATTACCTGATACAATCTCCTAAAAAAACTTCTTTGGCTACTGCAATCAGATTAGTGGGAGGACCGATTGCTTTGCTTCCTTGTGTAAGCCTTAATTTTTACGAAAAATGTGAGGATTGTGATGAAAAATCCTGTGGCTTGAATAAAGCAATGCAAATTACTAGAGATGCTACATTGAAAATTTTAGAGAAAAAGACTTTGGCAGAGTTGATTGATAGCAATTGA
- a CDS encoding superoxide dismutase: MEPSSRRKFISKSAKAGLAAVIATQGLGTFLSSCAAPKTITGTSGIKTGFSQTPLPYAYNALEPWIDTETMDIHYNKHAAAYAKNLNDAAKDESVDTGKPLEDVLQKISKYSIKMRNNAGGHYNHELFWKLLSSNTTTAPKGALLSVIERDFGSLVSLQKAFNEAAKSRFGSGWAWLIYTEKKQLMICSTPNQDNTLMDIAENRGFPLFGLDVWEHAYYLKYRNRRAEYIDNFWKILNWEYVQQRFDVVR; this comes from the coding sequence ATGGAACCCTCATCAAGAAGAAAATTTATCAGCAAATCAGCCAAAGCAGGTTTAGCTGCAGTGATAGCCACACAAGGACTTGGTACATTTTTGTCCTCCTGTGCCGCTCCAAAAACTATTACCGGAACCTCAGGGATAAAAACAGGTTTTTCGCAAACACCTTTACCGTATGCATACAATGCATTGGAGCCGTGGATCGATACGGAGACGATGGACATTCACTACAACAAGCATGCAGCCGCGTATGCAAAAAATTTGAATGATGCTGCTAAAGACGAAAGCGTGGATACAGGAAAGCCATTAGAAGATGTGTTGCAAAAAATATCCAAATATTCTATCAAAATGCGAAACAATGCCGGAGGGCATTATAATCACGAGCTTTTCTGGAAATTGCTTTCGTCAAACACCACTACTGCCCCTAAAGGAGCTTTGTTAAGTGTTATCGAAAGAGATTTTGGTTCGTTAGTAAGTTTGCAGAAAGCTTTTAATGAAGCTGCAAAAAGTAGGTTTGGAAGTGGTTGGGCCTGGCTCATATACACAGAAAAGAAACAATTGATGATATGCTCTACCCCCAATCAGGATAATACATTGATGGATATTGCCGAAAATAGAGGCTTCCCATTGTTTGGATTAGATGTATGGGAACATGCCTATTATCTTAAATATCGCAACCGCAGAGCAGAGTATATCGATAATTTCTGGAAAATATTGAACTGGGAATACGTACAACAAAGATTTGATGTTGTGAGGTAA
- a CDS encoding RidA family protein, with protein sequence MTERVKIASGSAWENIVGYSRAVRVGNIIEVAGTTAVDGDQLIGEGDVYVQTRFIFSKIEKALHEAGSSLNDVVRTRMYVTDISKWELIAKAHGEVFGQIKPVTTMVEVAKLIDEKLLIEIEMTAIIS encoded by the coding sequence ATGACTGAAAGAGTGAAAATAGCTTCTGGCAGTGCCTGGGAAAATATAGTTGGTTACTCAAGAGCGGTAAGGGTTGGTAATATAATAGAAGTGGCCGGCACTACCGCTGTGGATGGAGATCAATTGATTGGCGAAGGGGATGTCTATGTTCAGACGAGGTTTATTTTCAGTAAAATTGAAAAAGCTCTTCATGAAGCAGGAAGTTCATTAAATGATGTGGTGCGTACACGTATGTATGTAACCGATATCAGTAAATGGGAATTGATAGCCAAAGCTCATGGTGAAGTATTCGGACAGATAAAGCCGGTAACCACTATGGTGGAGGTTGCCAAACTCATCGATGAAAAACTATTGATAGAAATAGAGATGACGGCAATCATATCCTGA
- a CDS encoding peroxiredoxin, with the protein MSLRLGDIAPNFKAKTSLGEIDFYEYLGDSWGILFSHPADYTPVCTTELGRTAALKDEFAKRNVKVLALSVDPVDKHLGWISDINETQHCSVEFPIIADDDRKVSTLYDFIHPNASATATVRSLVIIGPDKTVKLIITYPASTGRNFVEVLRVVDSLQLTANYSVATPANWANGEKVIVVPAVSTEDAIKKFPKGLDIVKPYLRYTPQPNLD; encoded by the coding sequence ATGAGTTTACGTTTAGGGGATATTGCTCCCAACTTTAAAGCAAAAACTTCTTTAGGAGAGATCGACTTTTATGAATATCTAGGCGATTCTTGGGGAATTTTATTTTCTCACCCTGCAGATTATACTCCTGTTTGTACTACTGAATTAGGAAGAACTGCTGCCTTGAAAGACGAATTTGCAAAACGCAATGTAAAAGTATTGGCATTAAGTGTTGATCCGGTTGATAAACATTTAGGCTGGATCAGTGATATCAATGAAACACAACACTGTTCTGTTGAATTTCCGATTATTGCTGATGATGATAGAAAAGTATCTACTTTGTATGATTTTATTCATCCTAATGCTTCAGCTACTGCAACAGTACGTTCTTTAGTGATCATTGGCCCGGATAAAACTGTTAAACTGATCATTACTTATCCTGCATCTACCGGAAGAAATTTCGTTGAAGTATTAAGAGTGGTAGATTCATTACAATTAACAGCTAACTACAGTGTAGCTACACCGGCTAATTGGGCTAATGGAGAAAAAGTAATTGTAGTACCTGCTGTTAGTACCGAAGATGCAATTAAGAAATTTCCTAAAGGGTTGGATATAGTAAAACCTTATTTGAGGTATACACCGCAACCAAATCTTGACTAA
- a CDS encoding Nramp family divalent metal transporter, translated as MNKNKDLSLSEVHESVDTTQKKQIGWRRILAFFGPAYLVSVGYMDPGNWATDLAGGSKFGYTLIWVLLMSNLMALLLQGLSARLGIVRGRDLAQANREAYPRVVNFILYILAEIAIAACDLAEVLGMAIGIQLLTGLPLVWGVSITVLDTFLLLYLQKMGMRKMEAFIITLVAIVAVCFLIEIILAKPNLSEVAVGFIPHFPDNEALYIAIGIIGATVMPHNLYLHSALVQTRKIERTDEGIKQALKFNRIDSTIALNLAFFVNAAILVVAATVFFKTGNSHVAEIKEAHRLLPGFLGNAAPVLFAVALIAAGQSSTITGTLAGQIIMEGYLSLRINPWLRRLITRLLAIIPALIVIIIYGEENIDALLVLSQVVLSLQLGFAIIPLIHFVSDKQKMGNFSIKLPTKIAAWLIASVLIFLNIKMLLNEAIPVFASPAIFPKIILLLFGLLFTGLLAYIVVHPFFSKYNTPPSIELHPDVYDLQNLAIPAFDHVAIALDFSENDEKLISFALGQGNINTEYHLIHIVESASASMLGKESDDYETRKDKERIDLYVSQLQTKGYKAAGSIGFKNRAKEIVRIVKDIDADMLVVGAHGHTGLKDLIYGETVNTVRHELKIPVLVVNV; from the coding sequence ATGAATAAAAATAAAGATTTATCTCTTAGCGAAGTACACGAAAGTGTAGACACCACCCAAAAAAAGCAAATAGGCTGGAGACGCATATTAGCGTTTTTCGGTCCGGCGTATCTTGTAAGTGTTGGTTATATGGACCCTGGCAACTGGGCCACCGACCTTGCCGGCGGTAGTAAATTTGGCTATACACTTATATGGGTGTTGCTGATGAGTAACCTGATGGCTTTATTACTACAGGGTTTGTCTGCAAGATTGGGCATTGTTCGAGGCAGAGATCTGGCACAGGCGAATAGAGAAGCATATCCGAGAGTGGTAAATTTCATTTTGTACATATTAGCAGAAATAGCCATTGCTGCATGCGATCTGGCTGAAGTATTAGGGATGGCAATAGGCATACAATTATTAACAGGACTTCCACTGGTATGGGGTGTATCCATTACAGTGCTTGACACCTTTTTATTATTATATCTGCAAAAGATGGGCATGCGTAAAATGGAAGCTTTCATTATAACGCTGGTGGCAATTGTTGCTGTATGTTTTTTAATTGAGATCATTTTGGCAAAGCCTAACTTATCGGAAGTAGCTGTTGGCTTTATTCCTCATTTTCCTGATAATGAAGCCCTGTATATTGCGATAGGTATCATTGGAGCTACAGTAATGCCGCATAATTTATACTTACATTCTGCTTTGGTCCAAACCCGAAAAATTGAACGTACTGATGAAGGAATAAAACAAGCGCTCAAATTCAATCGTATTGATAGCACAATCGCATTAAACCTGGCATTTTTTGTAAACGCTGCAATTTTAGTAGTTGCAGCAACAGTATTTTTTAAAACAGGCAATTCACATGTAGCAGAAATTAAAGAAGCTCACCGCTTATTACCTGGCTTTTTAGGAAATGCTGCTCCGGTACTTTTTGCTGTTGCTTTAATTGCCGCAGGGCAAAGCAGTACGATCACTGGTACGCTGGCAGGACAGATCATTATGGAAGGTTATCTTAGCTTACGTATCAACCCATGGTTACGCAGATTGATCACCAGGTTGCTTGCCATTATCCCGGCACTGATAGTGATCATAATTTATGGAGAAGAAAATATTGATGCTTTATTGGTGCTAAGTCAGGTTGTGCTAAGCCTTCAATTAGGATTTGCCATTATCCCATTGATCCATTTTGTAAGTGACAAACAAAAAATGGGCAATTTCTCTATCAAACTTCCTACAAAAATTGCAGCCTGGTTAATTGCTTCAGTACTTATTTTTTTAAATATAAAGATGTTATTAAATGAAGCTATTCCTGTTTTTGCTTCCCCGGCAATTTTTCCAAAAATAATTTTACTATTATTTGGATTATTATTCACCGGATTGTTGGCATATATAGTAGTTCATCCATTCTTTTCAAAATACAACACTCCGCCATCAATAGAGTTACACCCGGATGTATATGACCTGCAAAACCTTGCCATCCCTGCATTTGATCATGTAGCTATTGCATTGGATTTTTCTGAAAATGATGAAAAATTAATATCATTTGCATTAGGGCAAGGTAATATAAATACAGAATATCATTTGATACATATTGTAGAAAGTGCTTCTGCATCTATGCTTGGAAAAGAGAGTGATGATTATGAAACAAGAAAAGATAAAGAAAGAATTGATCTGTATGTAAGTCAATTACAAACAAAAGGATATAAGGCCGCTGGATCTATCGGTTTTAAAAACAGGGCTAAAGAAATTGTAAGAATTGTAAAAGATATTGATGCAGATATGTTGGTGGTAGGTGCTCATGGGCACACCGGCCTTAAAGATCTTATTTATGGCGAAACAGTAAACACCGTAAGACATGAACTAAAGATCCCTGTACTTGTTGTAAACGTTTAA
- the glgP gene encoding alpha-glucan family phosphorylase has translation MNFTNFKVPYQVNENYSKKVAYFSMEFAVHQPLKIYSGGLGFLSGSHMRSAYELKQNLVGIGILWKYGYYDQARNPDQTLQVQWNEKIYNFLEDTGIKFQITVHDHPIWVKAYYLNPETFKSAPMFLLSTDLPENDYVTQTICHRLYDGNISTKVAQFILLGVGGAKLMDELNFNPELYHLNEAHAISAAFYLYRKFGNVEEVKKRLVFTTHTPEEAGNEKHDIFLCDKMSYFCGMPLDEVRRITGMEDDQFNHSLAALRFAKLANGVSQLHGEVSRKMWGKYKGICEIKAITNAQNWTYWADKQMYKAKAEENDVWFDDRKRFLKKRALDIVADQTGKVLDPDVLTIVWARRFAGYKRAELLTRDIKRFEALLSNKKYPVQIIWAGKPYPLDYPAINDFNHLVHLSKQYKNVAVCIGYELALSKRLKQAADIWLNNPRVPREASGTSGMTAAMNGAVNFSTNDGWICEFINNGNNGFVVPPIDYENIHVQEQDEYDLNQLYEILEKQILPLYYDNKDTWRHIVKNGMSDVQVQFDSNRMADEYYKILYK, from the coding sequence ATGAATTTCACAAATTTTAAAGTACCGTATCAGGTTAATGAAAACTATTCCAAAAAGGTTGCTTACTTCTCAATGGAGTTTGCCGTACATCAACCTTTAAAAATATACAGCGGAGGGTTAGGTTTCTTATCAGGCTCACACATGCGTAGCGCCTATGAATTAAAACAAAATTTAGTTGGTATTGGTATACTCTGGAAATATGGTTACTATGATCAGGCACGTAATCCCGATCAAACACTTCAAGTACAATGGAATGAAAAAATATATAATTTTTTAGAAGATACAGGGATCAAATTTCAGATAACTGTTCATGATCATCCGATCTGGGTAAAAGCGTATTATTTGAATCCGGAAACTTTTAAAAGTGCTCCGATGTTCTTATTAAGTACAGATCTGCCTGAGAATGATTATGTAACGCAAACTATTTGTCATCGTTTGTACGATGGTAATATATCAACGAAAGTTGCTCAGTTTATTTTACTTGGAGTAGGTGGTGCAAAATTAATGGATGAATTAAATTTCAATCCTGAATTGTATCATTTGAACGAAGCACATGCTATCAGTGCAGCGTTTTATTTGTATCGTAAATTCGGTAATGTTGAAGAAGTTAAAAAACGTCTGGTGTTTACTACACATACACCGGAAGAAGCTGGTAATGAAAAACATGATATTTTTCTTTGTGATAAAATGAGTTACTTCTGTGGAATGCCATTGGATGAAGTTCGCAGAATTACCGGGATGGAAGATGATCAGTTTAACCATTCTTTGGCAGCATTACGTTTTGCTAAATTGGCAAATGGTGTATCACAATTGCATGGTGAGGTAAGCAGGAAGATGTGGGGTAAATACAAAGGCATCTGCGAAATAAAAGCCATTACCAATGCACAGAACTGGACATATTGGGCAGATAAACAAATGTATAAAGCCAAGGCTGAAGAAAATGATGTTTGGTTTGATGATAGAAAAAGATTTTTGAAAAAAAGAGCGTTGGATATTGTTGCTGATCAAACCGGAAAAGTATTAGATCCGGATGTGCTTACTATTGTTTGGGCACGTAGGTTTGCAGGATACAAAAGAGCAGAATTGTTAACCAGAGATATCAAACGTTTTGAAGCATTGTTGAGCAATAAGAAATATCCGGTTCAAATAATCTGGGCTGGTAAACCTTATCCATTAGATTATCCTGCTATCAATGACTTTAATCACCTGGTACATTTAAGTAAACAATATAAGAATGTTGCGGTGTGCATTGGCTATGAATTAGCATTGAGTAAACGCTTGAAACAAGCAGCTGATATTTGGTTAAATAATCCACGTGTGCCAAGAGAAGCCAGTGGTACCAGCGGTATGACAGCTGCTATGAATGGAGCGGTAAACTTCAGTACCAATGATGGATGGATCTGTGAGTTTATCAATAATGGCAATAATGGTTTTGTAGTTCCGCCAATTGACTATGAAAATATTCATGTACAAGAACAAGATGAATACGACCTTAATCAATTGTACGAAATATTGGAAAAACAAATATTGCCTTTGTATTACGATAACAAAGATACCTGGAGACATATAGTCAAAAATGGTATGAGTGATGTTCAGGTGCAGTTTGATAGCAATCGCATGGCCGATGAATATTATAAAATATTGTACAAATAA